One window of Cohnella hashimotonis genomic DNA carries:
- a CDS encoding helix-turn-helix domain-containing protein: MSFRQMTYLNKLLVYGFLLGVVPLAILGFLSYFRASTTIQKYVEAGNLQILKHSQLAVEQNMKTVETALVAFLNSPQGTDLYNIPLDYNKYGPFSELESSMRQLQIYETGVFDVTLYNMQYLWRVNNAGIATFDNKEEELQPYENFLKSSMNSTWIKNEHGIRFLKKSPLYVANPAMLVVVDIPYSHLSKLLLQANPLGSTAILDSHMELLLGQDQGSVQQLLGHAELEKKLSGDAPEGKLVVKRGGESYGVTYVHSAFSGWYYVAAASIDEITKESRSIGQFTWWISAGILFLILFAAWFGSNNMYRPIRMLHSALVGSGDKSGDPGDRKEDHIQQIGQHVTKLLDREKRMSSQIEGYTAQLEAFFVQKLILGDVRKREIDEKLDMFGYAAGWRQMTVMAVEIDTLEGTRYSRNDQDLLLFAISNMVSEIVPQTNRLAPIVSGSSQLNVLGTVQDDPEAWSAELQRWAEAIQKAASNYLDVTVSVALSKPAAQWTDVPRAYKEAEEALNYRVRLGNEAIIYSEDVVSGPAETVHYPLKLEQELLASIKSGYRLQAEEKLRHFMQELVRPPFHFQEYQLSVFRLLTEITGLLQAEGVPFSELAVGEAPLIEQMSQLRTVEEMEAWFLQKLIAPVITVLEERRSSQFQNISDAVIQMIHEEFDTLLTLELCASRIHYHPHYVSKVFRQETGVNFSEYLLKHRLEMAKGWLTETGMTVTEIAEKLKYTSPTNFIRYFRKIEGITPGQYRERNAGSISIIE; encoded by the coding sequence ATGAGCTTTCGCCAGATGACTTATCTGAATAAATTGCTGGTGTATGGGTTCCTCCTTGGCGTCGTACCTCTCGCAATCCTTGGGTTCCTGTCTTATTTCCGCGCTTCCACGACGATTCAGAAGTATGTGGAAGCGGGGAATCTGCAGATTCTAAAGCACAGCCAGCTTGCTGTCGAGCAAAATATGAAGACGGTCGAGACTGCCCTGGTGGCGTTCCTCAACAGCCCGCAAGGCACGGATCTGTATAATATCCCGCTTGATTATAATAAGTACGGGCCGTTCAGCGAGCTCGAATCCAGCATGCGCCAACTGCAAATCTATGAGACTGGCGTATTCGACGTGACGTTGTACAACATGCAATACCTTTGGCGTGTTAACAATGCGGGGATTGCCACGTTTGACAATAAAGAAGAGGAACTGCAGCCCTACGAGAACTTTCTGAAATCCTCCATGAATTCCACTTGGATTAAAAATGAGCACGGCATCCGGTTTCTGAAAAAGAGTCCGCTCTACGTAGCCAACCCGGCCATGCTCGTCGTGGTGGATATCCCCTACTCGCACCTTAGCAAACTGCTGCTCCAGGCGAACCCGCTTGGAAGCACGGCAATTCTGGACAGCCATATGGAATTGTTGCTCGGTCAGGATCAAGGCTCCGTACAGCAGCTGCTCGGCCATGCGGAGCTGGAGAAGAAGTTGTCCGGCGACGCCCCTGAAGGGAAGCTGGTCGTGAAGCGGGGAGGCGAATCGTACGGGGTGACCTACGTCCACTCCGCCTTCTCGGGATGGTATTATGTCGCAGCCGCTTCGATCGACGAGATTACCAAAGAATCCCGGTCGATCGGGCAGTTCACCTGGTGGATCAGCGCCGGCATTCTGTTTTTGATCTTATTTGCCGCCTGGTTCGGGTCCAACAATATGTACCGGCCGATCCGCATGCTCCACAGTGCGCTTGTCGGATCGGGGGACAAGTCGGGGGATCCGGGCGACCGCAAGGAGGATCATATTCAGCAGATCGGCCAGCATGTGACGAAGCTGCTCGACCGGGAGAAGAGAATGTCCAGCCAGATCGAAGGCTACACGGCACAGCTTGAGGCGTTTTTCGTACAGAAGCTCATTCTGGGCGATGTGCGCAAGCGTGAAATTGACGAGAAGCTGGACATGTTCGGCTATGCGGCCGGTTGGCGTCAAATGACGGTGATGGCGGTGGAGATCGATACGCTGGAAGGAACGCGGTACAGCCGCAACGATCAGGACTTGCTGCTGTTCGCGATCAGCAATATGGTCAGCGAGATCGTCCCGCAGACGAACCGGCTGGCGCCGATCGTCTCCGGCAGCAGCCAGTTGAATGTGCTGGGCACGGTGCAGGACGACCCGGAGGCATGGAGCGCCGAACTGCAGCGGTGGGCGGAAGCGATTCAGAAGGCGGCGTCCAACTATCTGGACGTGACGGTCAGCGTTGCCTTGAGCAAGCCGGCAGCGCAGTGGACGGACGTGCCGCGCGCCTACAAGGAGGCGGAGGAGGCGCTGAACTACCGGGTACGGCTCGGCAACGAGGCCATTATTTATAGTGAGGATGTTGTATCCGGACCGGCCGAGACGGTTCATTACCCGCTGAAGCTGGAGCAGGAGCTGCTTGCGTCGATCAAAAGCGGGTACCGGCTGCAGGCCGAAGAGAAGCTGCGTCATTTCATGCAGGAGCTGGTGCGGCCGCCGTTCCACTTCCAGGAATACCAGCTGAGCGTATTCCGTTTGCTGACCGAGATTACCGGCCTGCTGCAGGCGGAGGGGGTTCCGTTCAGCGAGCTGGCGGTTGGAGAGGCACCGCTCATTGAACAGATGTCCCAGCTCCGAACGGTGGAGGAGATGGAGGCGTGGTTTCTGCAGAAGCTGATCGCGCCGGTCATCACTGTTCTGGAAGAGCGCCGCAGCTCCCAGTTTCAAAATATATCCGATGCCGTCATTCAGATGATCCACGAGGAGTTCGATACGCTTCTCACGCTGGAGCTATGCGCTTCCCGGATTCATTATCATCCTCATTATGTGAGCAAGGTGTTCCGTCAGGAGACCGGCGTGAACTTCAGCGAATACTTGCTGAAGCATCGGCTTGAGATGGCGAAGGGCTGGTTGACAGAGACGGGCATGACCGTGACGGAAATTGCCGAGAAGCTCAAGTATACGAGCCCGACCAACTTCATTCGCTACTTCCGCAAAATTGAAGGCATTACGCCCGGGCAGTATCGGGAGAGAAATGCCGGGAGCATATCAATAATTGAATAG
- a CDS encoding extracellular solute-binding protein, which produces MKRSTMRKITVAAAATALTGTLLAGCGNDNDNAGSSTGAASGKPSTASASPIASSDASPTTIKIMSQTVTDPIKDDNPMKLELEKMTNTKLEFTWVPATAYNDKFNATLASGELPQVMLTNTARVTNVVNAVRAGAFWEIGPYLDRFPNLSELNKEMLNFTSYDGKIYLLPRSRDGARHLIAYRKDWANNLGIAEPKTLDDLANMAKAFTDNDPDKNGKNDTIGYAEPASLDALSRDISVYLGGPMNNGMMNDQVVPNFLTPAFFEGMKWYRDLYAAKAINQDFALLNGAQQADLFKKGKAGIIISVDSNVKNYPKDLQLVDPKSEIGVIQGLPGPNGLRASSTGGSLGGYLFSKSSIKTEEELLRILGFFDKLSSPEAMTIAYRGMKDVDYKMEDGFVVPNEMQSEDAKAGIAAFSELAVAHVKVGAPLKQNPFTEMIVSMVAANEKIAVYDVAGPLISNTKNEKGPELDKLKTDAIVKFVMGQLDEAGYQKAIEDWKKAGGDQVIVELTEEYKKAQGK; this is translated from the coding sequence ATGAAACGATCGACGATGAGAAAGATTACGGTTGCCGCTGCGGCAACGGCATTGACAGGAACACTTCTGGCAGGATGCGGCAACGACAATGACAATGCCGGCTCCTCGACGGGCGCGGCCAGCGGCAAGCCGTCCACAGCGAGTGCATCGCCGATTGCATCGTCCGATGCATCGCCTACGACGATCAAGATTATGTCCCAGACGGTCACAGATCCGATTAAGGACGACAATCCGATGAAGCTCGAGCTGGAGAAGATGACGAATACGAAGCTGGAGTTCACATGGGTTCCGGCAACGGCCTACAACGATAAATTTAACGCGACCCTGGCCTCCGGCGAGCTGCCGCAGGTGATGCTGACGAATACAGCCCGCGTGACGAACGTGGTGAATGCGGTGAGGGCCGGCGCTTTCTGGGAGATTGGACCTTACCTGGATCGGTTCCCGAATCTGAGTGAATTGAACAAAGAGATGTTGAATTTTACAAGTTATGACGGCAAGATCTACTTGCTTCCGCGGTCCCGTGACGGGGCCAGACACCTTATCGCTTATCGCAAGGATTGGGCGAACAATCTGGGAATCGCCGAGCCGAAGACGCTTGACGATTTGGCCAACATGGCAAAAGCGTTTACGGACAATGATCCGGATAAGAACGGTAAAAATGACACGATCGGCTATGCGGAACCCGCCTCGCTTGACGCGTTGTCCCGCGATATCTCCGTTTATCTCGGCGGACCTATGAACAACGGCATGATGAACGATCAGGTCGTGCCTAACTTCTTGACGCCGGCATTTTTCGAAGGTATGAAGTGGTATCGCGATCTGTACGCGGCCAAAGCGATTAACCAGGATTTTGCTTTGCTCAACGGCGCGCAGCAAGCGGATCTGTTCAAGAAAGGCAAGGCCGGCATCATCATCTCTGTCGATAGCAATGTGAAGAACTATCCGAAAGATCTGCAGCTGGTAGATCCAAAGAGTGAGATTGGCGTCATTCAAGGCCTTCCGGGGCCTAATGGCTTAAGGGCCTCATCGACAGGCGGCTCGCTCGGCGGGTACCTGTTTTCCAAAAGCTCGATTAAAACAGAAGAGGAGCTGCTCCGAATTCTTGGCTTCTTCGACAAGCTGTCCTCTCCCGAAGCGATGACCATTGCCTATCGCGGTATGAAAGATGTAGATTATAAGATGGAAGACGGCTTCGTCGTACCTAACGAAATGCAGTCGGAAGATGCCAAAGCAGGAATCGCCGCGTTCAGCGAGCTGGCTGTCGCACACGTGAAAGTAGGCGCGCCTCTGAAGCAGAATCCGTTCACCGAAATGATCGTCAGCATGGTCGCAGCCAATGAGAAGATCGCCGTCTATGACGTAGCCGGCCCCCTGATCTCGAATACGAAAAACGAGAAGGGGCCGGAGCTGGACAAGCTGAAGACGGATGCGATCGTGAAGTTCGTTATGGGGCAACTCGACGAAGCCGGCTATCAGAAGGCGATTGAAGATTGGAAGAAGGCGGGCGGCGATCAGGTCATCGTAGAGCTCACCGAAGAATATAAGAAGGCGCAAGGCAAGTAA
- a CDS encoding carbohydrate ABC transporter permease, translating into MKHRHTFPGRIFDYLNITVLSLFALAATIPFVHIVATSFASEREILTKDFVLFPTDFSLNAYQIIFANDRIVHSLLVTAFITAAGTLINIVATSIMAYPLSRKDLIGRKPLMMMILFTMLFGGGMIPTFLLIKVLGLMNSYWSLLLPGAISVFNLIILKNFFQQMPDGLEESAKIDGANDLVILFRLVLPLSLPALATFSLFYAVGHWNTFMPAVLYINDPDKWPIQVLLRNIVMLSQGWLDNPEAAAEQAVSPETVKMAVITVATLPILCVYPFLQKHFAKGVMLGSVKG; encoded by the coding sequence ATGAAGCATCGCCACACATTCCCCGGCCGGATATTCGACTATTTGAACATTACAGTCCTGTCCTTGTTCGCGCTCGCTGCGACCATTCCGTTCGTCCATATCGTAGCGACCTCGTTTGCATCCGAACGAGAGATTCTAACGAAGGATTTTGTCCTGTTTCCGACTGATTTCTCGCTGAACGCCTACCAGATCATCTTCGCGAACGACCGGATCGTGCACAGCTTGCTCGTCACGGCATTCATCACGGCGGCCGGGACGCTCATCAACATCGTCGCGACCTCCATCATGGCATATCCGTTGTCCCGCAAGGACCTGATCGGACGCAAGCCGCTCATGATGATGATCTTGTTCACCATGCTGTTCGGCGGGGGTATGATCCCTACGTTCCTGCTCATCAAGGTGCTGGGACTGATGAATTCCTACTGGTCCTTGCTGCTGCCAGGGGCGATCAGCGTGTTCAATCTCATTATTCTGAAAAATTTTTTCCAGCAGATGCCCGACGGGCTTGAGGAATCCGCCAAGATTGACGGCGCGAACGACCTCGTCATCTTGTTCCGGCTCGTGCTGCCGCTCTCCCTGCCTGCTCTCGCCACCTTTAGCTTGTTCTATGCGGTAGGGCACTGGAATACGTTCATGCCTGCGGTGCTCTATATTAACGATCCGGACAAATGGCCGATTCAAGTGCTGCTCCGCAACATCGTGATGCTATCGCAGGGCTGGCTCGACAACCCCGAGGCGGCAGCCGAACAGGCGGTTTCGCCGGAAACGGTCAAGATGGCCGTCATTACGGTGGCTACGCTTCCCATCTTGTGCGTGTATCCGTTTCTGCAAAAGCATTTTGCTAAAGGGGTGATGCTCGGTTCCGTAAAAGGTTAG
- a CDS encoding ABC transporter permease, translated as MMMDRWLYLMLLPGVIFFLLFKYGPMWGIVIAFQDYSPFLGMTGSEWVGMKHFHRLFTDPTFFMLLKNTLLLSLLNIALVFPMPIIFALMLNEVRTAKFKRIIQTLIYIPHFMSWVIIVGIFYVIFEMQDGVFQEVMASIGLQKFTIMMDPDLLRPMYVLQSIWKDTGWGTIIYLAALAGVDPQLYEAARMDGASRMRQVWHITLPCIRSTIIILLILKIGDILELGFEHMFLLLNPLNRGVAEIFDTYVYTSGIVQGAFSYSTAVGLFKSFVGLVLVLAANKLSKKFGEEGII; from the coding sequence ATGATGATGGACCGCTGGCTTTACTTGATGCTGCTGCCGGGCGTGATCTTCTTTCTATTATTTAAGTACGGTCCGATGTGGGGGATCGTCATCGCCTTCCAGGATTATTCGCCCTTCCTGGGGATGACGGGCAGCGAGTGGGTAGGCATGAAGCACTTCCACCGTCTGTTTACCGATCCGACCTTTTTCATGCTGCTGAAAAATACGCTTCTGCTATCGCTCTTGAACATCGCCCTCGTATTTCCGATGCCGATTATATTTGCGCTCATGCTGAATGAGGTGCGAACGGCGAAGTTCAAACGAATCATTCAGACGCTCATCTATATTCCGCACTTCATGTCCTGGGTCATCATCGTCGGCATATTCTACGTGATCTTCGAGATGCAGGACGGGGTTTTCCAGGAAGTCATGGCTTCCATCGGACTGCAGAAGTTCACCATTATGATGGATCCGGACCTGCTCCGCCCGATGTACGTCCTGCAGTCGATCTGGAAGGATACGGGCTGGGGGACGATCATCTACCTGGCTGCGCTGGCGGGGGTCGATCCCCAGCTCTACGAGGCGGCAAGGATGGACGGGGCCAGCCGGATGCGTCAGGTTTGGCACATTACCCTGCCCTGTATCCGCAGTACGATCATCATATTGTTGATCTTAAAGATCGGCGACATTCTGGAGCTTGGCTTCGAGCATATGTTCTTGTTGTTAAATCCCTTGAACAGGGGGGTGGCCGAAATATTCGATACGTACGTGTATACGTCAGGCATCGTTCAAGGCGCCTTCAGCTATTCGACAGCCGTCGGGCTGTTCAAGTCCTTCGTCGGACTCGTGCTTGTGCTGGCTGCGAACAAGCTGTCCAAGAAGTTCGGCGAGGAAGGAATTATATAA
- a CDS encoding nucleoside hydrolase-like domain-containing protein, producing MPFLDKVKSRVIVLTDISSVRGGFKEPDDAQSLVRFLMYANEFDIEGSIATYTDHWNDVQ from the coding sequence ATGCCATTCCTAGACAAAGTAAAATCACGCGTTATCGTATTGACGGACATTAGCAGCGTGAGAGGGGGCTTCAAGGAGCCGGATGACGCCCAGTCGCTTGTGCGTTTCTTGATGTATGCGAATGAATTTGATATCGAGGGGAGTATCGCTACTTATACGGATCACTGGAACGACGTTCAGTGA
- a CDS encoding helix-turn-helix transcriptional regulator codes for MTFYDVLREHQFVYERKTNLDYPKVFNSHLGYEIVWVTSGVLEVILKNHLYHVKPGHILVFNALTMHKFHVLEPPYERHLIHFLPSIVPEGARALLEPLERLAYPNHMLDLPGEQERLAELFGRIGREYAADEWQRKAALQLYLQELLLLISRQLRKSPGRQLAAVPQTARDKLVGQILLLLHERYREPLSLDLMAEALHVSKYYLCHFFKREMGTTVQAYMKQIRVNEAKSLLLHTAYPIHLIGDQVGYQTSSHFIRSFKALTGLTPEQFRRR; via the coding sequence ATGACTTTCTACGATGTACTGCGAGAGCACCAGTTCGTTTACGAGCGGAAGACGAATCTGGATTATCCCAAAGTGTTCAACTCGCATCTGGGGTACGAGATCGTATGGGTGACGAGCGGCGTACTTGAAGTCATTCTGAAAAATCACCTGTATCACGTCAAACCCGGCCATATTCTAGTCTTCAATGCCTTGACGATGCACAAGTTTCATGTGCTGGAGCCGCCGTACGAGCGGCATCTGATCCATTTTCTTCCCAGTATCGTTCCGGAAGGCGCACGCGCCTTGCTGGAACCGCTCGAGCGGCTGGCCTATCCGAACCATATGCTTGATTTGCCCGGCGAGCAGGAGCGGCTCGCGGAGCTGTTCGGCAGGATCGGCCGCGAGTACGCGGCCGACGAGTGGCAGCGCAAAGCCGCGCTGCAGCTTTATTTGCAGGAGCTGCTCCTGCTGATCTCCCGGCAGCTTCGCAAATCTCCCGGGCGTCAGTTGGCAGCCGTGCCGCAAACGGCACGCGACAAGCTGGTCGGCCAAATCCTGCTGCTGCTCCACGAACGATACCGGGAACCGCTTTCGCTTGATCTCATGGCGGAGGCGCTGCATGTCAGCAAATATTATTTGTGCCACTTCTTCAAACGGGAGATGGGCACGACGGTGCAAGCGTATATGAAGCAAATTCGCGTCAATGAAGCCAAATCGCTGCTGCTGCACACGGCGTACCCGATTCACCTCATTGGCGATCAGGTCGGCTACCAGACGTCATCGCATTTCATCCGCAGCTTCAAGGCGCTTACCGGACTTACGCCTGAGCAGTTTCGGCGACGGTAG
- a CDS encoding glycoside hydrolase family 88/105 protein — protein MTLSYSTLSTLADRVFTFMIADHGGHADPVIRNAADCHAGDWGMDIHHWDWNPGVGLIAMSAYYGAGRDEKVQACLREWVRNNAHKRNDIQAVNATAPFCILPDLYWWTEDPAYKDMALAWGDWVLDHAHRTQAGALQHTVNSAASYDKLKDQVWADTIFMAVLFLAKLTRLTGNTAYVREALRQLELHLEVLQDAETGVLFHGYDCATGDHLSGARWTRGNAWLAVATPMIVEEARKAGVSASAAVLDRYDTLVRSIVKYQATNGLWHTVMDRPSFYQESSGSAGIACGIAKAVKLGLVEASYMRYAELGLQGVVSQIADTGEVLSVSGGTPIMDTIEDYNELTCYATLYGQGLTLMLLAEFMQERSEQRHAL, from the coding sequence ATGACATTATCTTATTCCACATTATCGACGTTGGCCGACCGCGTATTTACGTTTATGATCGCCGATCACGGCGGACATGCCGACCCTGTCATCCGCAATGCCGCAGATTGCCATGCCGGCGATTGGGGCATGGATATTCATCATTGGGACTGGAACCCCGGCGTCGGTCTGATCGCCATGTCGGCCTATTACGGCGCCGGTCGCGATGAGAAAGTGCAGGCTTGCTTGCGGGAATGGGTGCGCAACAACGCGCATAAACGCAACGACATTCAAGCCGTGAATGCGACCGCTCCTTTCTGTATTTTGCCTGATCTGTACTGGTGGACGGAGGATCCCGCTTACAAAGACATGGCCCTGGCATGGGGGGATTGGGTATTGGACCATGCCCACCGGACGCAAGCCGGAGCGCTGCAGCATACGGTCAATTCCGCAGCGAGCTATGACAAGCTAAAGGACCAGGTGTGGGCCGATACGATCTTCATGGCGGTGTTGTTCTTGGCGAAGCTAACCCGCCTGACCGGCAACACCGCTTATGTCAGGGAAGCGCTCCGGCAGCTCGAACTGCATCTAGAGGTGCTGCAAGATGCCGAAACCGGAGTGCTGTTCCACGGCTATGACTGCGCTACGGGCGATCATCTGTCCGGAGCCAGATGGACACGCGGCAATGCCTGGCTTGCGGTCGCTACCCCTATGATCGTAGAGGAAGCGCGGAAGGCCGGCGTGTCCGCATCCGCCGCCGTGCTGGATCGTTATGATACGCTCGTGCGCAGTATCGTCAAATACCAAGCGACCAACGGCCTGTGGCACACCGTGATGGATCGTCCTTCGTTCTATCAGGAATCGTCCGGCAGCGCGGGGATCGCCTGCGGCATCGCCAAAGCGGTGAAGCTCGGTCTTGTGGAGGCTTCTTATATGCGGTACGCGGAGCTGGGACTGCAAGGCGTCGTCAGCCAAATCGCCGACACCGGCGAAGTGCTGTCCGTGTCCGGAGGCACCCCCATTATGGACACCATTGAAGATTACAACGAGTTGACTTGTTATGCGACCCTTTACGGTCAAGGACTGACCCTCATGCTGCTTGCCGAATTTATGCAGGAAAGGAGCGAACAACGCCATGCCCTCTGA
- a CDS encoding nucleoside hydrolase → MNFKVPEPKRVRLLMNTDAKNEADDQYAIVHALLTPMFIHKGIIAAHFGTGRTTESMEESYAEVKHVLRLMGDAGEVPVYKGAPNALKEELTPVVSEGAEAIIREALSDDLHRLFVVFLGPLTDLASAYLMEPRIADRLTAIWIGGGPYPHGRHEFNLSNDVHAANVVMASPIPLWQVPQNVYSSMRVSLAELEDRVSPHGEIGKYLFEQLIQFNDDNAHGWPRGECWGLGDSPAVSLILDDLEFSDGFVTMPAPRITPEMHYVHHQAERLIRVYRNVDVRFTLEDMYAKLALFARKQAAK, encoded by the coding sequence ATGAATTTCAAAGTGCCGGAACCGAAACGAGTAAGACTGCTCATGAACACGGACGCCAAAAATGAGGCGGACGACCAGTACGCGATCGTGCATGCGTTGCTCACGCCGATGTTCATTCACAAGGGGATTATCGCGGCGCATTTCGGTACCGGGCGGACAACCGAATCGATGGAGGAAAGCTACGCCGAAGTCAAACATGTTCTTCGTCTGATGGGGGATGCCGGAGAAGTGCCGGTCTATAAAGGGGCGCCAAACGCGCTGAAGGAAGAGCTTACGCCCGTCGTCTCGGAAGGCGCGGAGGCAATTATCCGCGAGGCGCTCTCGGACGATCTTCACCGGCTGTTCGTCGTATTCCTTGGGCCGTTGACCGACCTGGCTTCCGCCTACCTGATGGAGCCTCGCATCGCGGACCGATTGACGGCCATATGGATCGGCGGAGGGCCCTACCCGCACGGAAGACACGAATTCAACCTGAGCAATGACGTTCACGCGGCTAACGTGGTGATGGCCTCCCCTATCCCGCTTTGGCAAGTACCGCAAAATGTGTACAGCTCGATGAGAGTCAGTCTGGCGGAATTGGAAGATAGAGTGAGTCCGCACGGCGAGATCGGGAAGTACTTGTTCGAGCAGCTCATTCAATTTAATGACGACAACGCGCACGGGTGGCCAAGAGGCGAGTGCTGGGGCCTCGGCGACTCTCCTGCCGTCAGTCTCATTCTCGACGATCTGGAATTCTCGGATGGTTTCGTTACGATGCCCGCGCCGCGAATCACGCCCGAGATGCATTATGTTCATCATCAAGCAGAACGTCTGATCAGAGTTTACCGAAATGTCGACGTCCGATTTACGCTTGAAGACATGTATGCCAAACTGGCGTTGTTTGCCAGGAAACAGGCCGCAAAATAA
- a CDS encoding response regulator transcription factor: MKLLIADDDEQIRSGIEQGIDWTSLGIQEVMTASNGLEALRLFHERLPEIVLTDVRMPGIDGIELLKRIKEIRSETRVIILSGYSDFEYMKKAIQLDAVDYEMKPIRARHLVALIQRIKEEIIRERVSEREFNKYLASYKANFADELLSGVLTDRTVVLEGLKQYFGLEVADSVVCLIVELDGNWTIDADATRAAMDTLDRLFQSSELAQRGICLRAKEGTMVFVIQTKTNSYLFYSHFANELAGLIRAWNLEAHSLCRSSFSAGISGPGSAADLGRLYREAGLALAKRLYAGNSAAHIYDATSSVEDKAIVGLLDNPAFLAQLSRGELAEAAASVSLAFDRLKQERAYARKSVSAYACSLLQMLKVTARHLPADLIEQIQKRIAFIESQERWLLIDEFKACVVSLFEESASRLSKGLSPHMARADAFIRQNYTRELTVETLAAHVGKTPNYFSHLFKREFGIAFKDYINRLRIEKAKELILGTNELIYEISEQVGFSDYSYFTQVFKKIEGCSPTALRRQPADTVNLSNQ, encoded by the coding sequence ATGAAGCTGTTGATCGCAGATGACGACGAGCAGATCCGTTCGGGGATCGAGCAAGGAATCGACTGGACCTCCTTGGGGATTCAAGAGGTGATGACGGCTTCAAACGGGCTGGAAGCGCTGCGACTATTTCACGAGCGGCTGCCGGAGATTGTACTGACGGACGTCCGCATGCCCGGTATCGACGGGATCGAGCTATTGAAGCGAATCAAGGAGATCAGATCGGAAACGCGAGTCATCATTCTGAGCGGCTACAGCGACTTCGAATACATGAAGAAGGCGATTCAGCTGGACGCCGTAGATTATGAGATGAAGCCCATCCGGGCGCGCCATTTAGTCGCCTTGATCCAGCGGATCAAGGAGGAGATCATTCGGGAGCGCGTGTCTGAACGAGAGTTTAACAAATACCTGGCGTCGTACAAAGCCAATTTTGCGGACGAATTGCTCTCGGGCGTTCTGACGGACCGGACGGTCGTCCTTGAAGGGTTGAAGCAATACTTCGGACTCGAAGTGGCGGATTCAGTCGTCTGCCTGATCGTCGAGCTCGACGGGAATTGGACGATCGACGCGGATGCGACCAGGGCCGCCATGGATACACTCGATCGTCTCTTCCAATCCAGCGAGCTGGCGCAACGCGGGATTTGCCTACGCGCCAAAGAGGGGACGATGGTTTTTGTCATTCAGACGAAAACGAATTCTTATTTGTTCTATTCGCATTTTGCGAACGAGCTCGCGGGTCTGATCCGGGCGTGGAACCTGGAAGCCCATTCCTTATGCCGGAGTTCCTTTTCGGCAGGCATCAGCGGTCCCGGCAGTGCGGCGGATCTGGGACGGCTGTACCGCGAAGCCGGTCTGGCGTTAGCCAAGAGATTGTACGCGGGGAATAGCGCTGCGCACATTTACGATGCGACCTCGTCCGTCGAGGACAAGGCGATCGTCGGATTGCTGGACAATCCGGCATTTTTAGCGCAGCTGTCGCGGGGAGAACTGGCCGAGGCGGCGGCGTCGGTGAGCCTGGCGTTCGACCGGCTCAAGCAGGAGCGCGCGTATGCCAGAAAAAGCGTATCCGCTTACGCCTGCAGCTTGCTGCAGATGCTGAAGGTAACGGCACGCCATCTGCCGGCCGATCTCATCGAGCAGATTCAGAAGCGAATCGCGTTCATCGAAAGCCAGGAGCGCTGGCTGCTCATCGATGAGTTCAAAGCCTGCGTCGTATCGTTGTTCGAGGAGTCGGCCTCGCGCCTGTCCAAGGGACTAAGTCCGCATATGGCTCGCGCGGACGCGTTCATCCGCCAAAACTATACGCGGGAGCTCACGGTCGAGACCCTTGCGGCGCATGTCGGTAAAACGCCGAACTATTTCAGTCACCTCTTCAAACGTGAATTCGGTATCGCGTTCAAAGATTATATCAATCGCTTGCGCATCGAAAAAGCGAAGGAACTCATCCTGGGCACGAATGAGCTCATCTATGAAATCAGCGAACAGGTGGGTTTCTCGGACTATTCTTACTTCACGCAGGTGTTCAAAAAAATCGAAGGGTGCTCGCCGACAGCGCTGAGAAGACAGCCGGCCGACACCGTTAATCTGTCCAATCAATGA